Proteins encoded by one window of Orbaceae bacterium BiB:
- a CDS encoding NADH:flavin oxidoreductase/NADH oxidase, whose translation MSKLFSPIKIGAQNFENRIVIPPMCQYSATNGLVSDWHLMHYGSLSHSGAGLMILEATSVCPEGRLSPFDLGIWGDEQEQAMASLVSSIRQYSKMPITIQLVHAGRKASMPAPWQEEKHVPVSQGGWQTVAPSAIAFDTNYDTPQELTTEQVKNIVKQFADAAVRADKAGIDFIEIHGAHGYLIHQFLSPLSNHRTDQYGGSLENRMRFVLEIFQAIRAVFPKHKGVGIRISATDWVDDGWNLDESIILAKALDKLGCSYIHVSTGGLDIRQKILVGPNYQVPFAQAIKQQVSMPVIAVGLITEAAQAEAIVLTGQADMVAIGRDMLFNPHWPWFAAKALAAQVTVPPQYYRSAPHGAKALFK comes from the coding sequence ATGAGTAAATTATTTAGCCCAATTAAAATTGGTGCACAGAACTTTGAAAACCGGATTGTTATTCCACCAATGTGCCAATATTCAGCAACTAATGGTTTAGTTAGTGATTGGCATTTAATGCATTATGGTTCACTTTCACACTCTGGCGCAGGTTTAATGATTTTAGAAGCAACTTCTGTTTGCCCAGAGGGCCGTTTATCTCCGTTTGATTTAGGTATATGGGGAGATGAGCAAGAGCAAGCGATGGCTTCTCTAGTTTCATCAATACGTCAATATTCAAAAATGCCTATTACAATTCAACTCGTTCATGCTGGTCGTAAAGCTTCAATGCCTGCACCCTGGCAGGAAGAAAAGCATGTTCCAGTATCACAAGGTGGATGGCAAACAGTTGCGCCTTCTGCAATCGCTTTTGATACTAATTATGATACACCACAAGAGTTAACGACTGAACAAGTTAAAAATATTGTTAAACAATTTGCTGATGCGGCTGTTCGTGCAGATAAAGCTGGTATCGATTTTATTGAAATTCATGGTGCTCACGGTTATTTAATCCATCAATTTTTATCTCCTTTATCAAATCATCGTACTGATCAATATGGTGGTAGTCTTGAAAACCGTATGAGATTTGTTCTCGAAATATTTCAAGCTATTCGTGCCGTTTTCCCTAAACATAAAGGTGTCGGTATTCGTATTTCAGCAACTGATTGGGTTGATGACGGTTGGAATTTAGATGAGTCCATTATACTAGCAAAAGCATTAGATAAACTTGGTTGTAGTTATATTCATGTTTCAACTGGTGGTTTAGATATAAGACAAAAAATTCTAGTTGGGCCTAATTATCAGGTACCTTTTGCTCAAGCAATAAAACAGCAAGTAAGTATGCCTGTTATTGCTGTAGGTTTAATTACGGAAGCGGCACAAGCTGAAGCAATTGTATTAACCGGGCAAGCTGATATGGTAGCGATTGGCCGAGATATGTTATTCAATCCTCATTGGCCTTGGTTTGCAGCTAAAGCTTTAGCTGCTCAAGTGACAGTACCTCCACAATATTATCGTAGTGCCCCTCATGGAGCAAAAGCACTCTTTAAATAA